The Mesorhizobium sp. M1D.F.Ca.ET.043.01.1.1 genome contains a region encoding:
- a CDS encoding BTAD domain-containing putative transcriptional regulator has translation MHIRLLGGIEVVSAGGQPLHFATRKTSLLFAALVLAGPKGLRRERVAAMLWAGSGEQQARNSLRQALVDIRRLFPSTGDEAIRIEGNADTIWLAANADEADIWAFDRSCKDDDGTSLAAAADLYRGELLDGLSFPSEIDEWLAPLRASYTRKALDLAERLSLLRELDSHEERACERLAECLVTLDPCAEQAHRALIRIFRRRGKTNDAFRQFLACREALKRELGVEPEEATRTLAESVEGPNIERLKAPGADGGTPEVELSHLEVKTEPPRPAVSVPEKPSIAVLPFQNMSGDAEQDYFTDGVVEEITTALSHVNWLFVIARNSAFAYKGQAVDVTRVARELGVRYVLEGSVRKAGSRLRVAGQLIEAAAGVSLWADRFEGDVSEVFELQDLVASSVIGAISPRLEQAEMARAKRKPTESLDAYDHYLRGMASLYRWTREGQEEALPQFYKAIQLDPDFAAAQGAAAWCYFWRMANGWMTDRLKETAEVSRLVGNVAIAGQDDAVALAFSGLALGYVIGDYEAGSALADRALMLNPNCAAAWSASGCLKACHDDPDIAIEHMSRARRLSPLDPLTFFMQSFTAFAHFVAGRYDAAWPVAEAASRAQPYYLTGLRVAAASDAMAGRLDAASKHIAHSLALDPELTLSNLKHRVGQIRPDYFARYVEALRLAGLPE, from the coding sequence GTGCACATCCGATTGCTTGGCGGCATCGAGGTTGTCTCCGCAGGCGGACAACCTCTGCATTTTGCGACGCGCAAGACGTCGCTGCTCTTTGCCGCGTTGGTTCTGGCCGGCCCCAAGGGCCTTCGCCGCGAGAGGGTGGCGGCGATGCTGTGGGCCGGCAGTGGCGAGCAGCAGGCGCGAAACAGCCTGCGCCAGGCCCTGGTCGACATCAGGCGGCTGTTTCCGTCCACGGGCGACGAGGCCATTCGCATCGAAGGCAATGCCGATACCATCTGGCTGGCGGCGAATGCCGACGAGGCCGACATCTGGGCTTTCGACCGAAGCTGCAAGGACGATGATGGCACGAGCCTCGCGGCAGCGGCCGACCTCTACCGGGGCGAGCTCCTCGACGGGCTGTCTTTCCCCAGTGAGATCGATGAATGGCTTGCGCCGCTTCGGGCGAGCTACACCCGCAAGGCGCTGGACCTTGCCGAGCGGCTGAGCCTCCTGCGTGAGCTGGATTCGCACGAGGAACGGGCCTGCGAAAGGCTGGCCGAATGTCTGGTGACGCTCGACCCATGCGCCGAGCAGGCCCACCGCGCCCTGATCCGCATCTTTCGCCGCCGCGGCAAGACCAACGATGCCTTCCGCCAGTTCCTGGCCTGCAGGGAAGCGCTGAAGCGCGAGCTCGGCGTTGAGCCCGAAGAAGCGACGCGGACGCTGGCCGAATCTGTCGAAGGGCCCAATATAGAGCGCCTGAAAGCGCCGGGAGCCGATGGCGGGACGCCCGAGGTCGAACTGTCCCATCTGGAAGTGAAGACGGAGCCGCCGCGTCCGGCAGTCTCGGTGCCGGAAAAGCCGTCGATCGCCGTCCTGCCGTTCCAGAACATGAGCGGCGACGCCGAGCAGGACTATTTCACCGACGGCGTCGTCGAGGAGATCACGACGGCGCTGTCGCATGTGAACTGGCTGTTTGTGATCGCGCGCAATTCCGCCTTCGCCTACAAGGGCCAGGCGGTCGACGTCACCCGCGTGGCGCGCGAGCTCGGGGTCCGCTACGTGCTGGAGGGCAGCGTCCGCAAGGCCGGCAGCCGGCTGCGCGTGGCGGGCCAGCTCATCGAGGCGGCGGCGGGGGTGAGTCTGTGGGCCGACCGCTTCGAAGGCGACGTCTCGGAGGTGTTCGAATTGCAGGACCTCGTCGCCTCCAGCGTCATCGGCGCGATTTCGCCCAGGCTCGAACAGGCCGAGATGGCGCGCGCCAAGCGCAAGCCCACCGAAAGCCTCGACGCCTACGACCACTACCTGCGCGGCATGGCGAGCCTTTACCGCTGGACGAGGGAGGGGCAGGAGGAGGCGCTGCCGCAGTTCTACAAGGCCATCCAGCTCGACCCCGATTTTGCCGCCGCGCAGGGCGCTGCCGCCTGGTGCTATTTCTGGCGGATGGCGAATGGCTGGATGACCGACCGGCTGAAGGAGACCGCCGAGGTCTCCCGGCTGGTCGGCAACGTCGCCATCGCCGGCCAGGATGACGCCGTGGCGCTGGCCTTCAGCGGCCTGGCGCTGGGCTACGTCATCGGCGACTACGAGGCCGGTTCGGCACTGGCCGACCGCGCGCTGATGCTGAACCCGAACTGCGCAGCCGCCTGGAGCGCCAGCGGCTGCCTCAAGGCCTGCCACGACGACCCGGACATCGCCATCGAGCACATGTCGAGGGCAAGGCGGCTAAGCCCGCTCGATCCGTTGACCTTCTTCATGCAGTCCTTCACCGCCTTCGCCCATTTCGTCGCCGGCCGCTACGACGCCGCATGGCCGGTCGCCGAAGCGGCTTCGCGCGCGCAGCCTTACTATCTCACCGGCCTACGCGTGGCGGCGGCCAGCGACGCCATGGCCGGCAGGCTGGATGCCGCGAGCAAGCACATAGCGCACTCGCTGGCGCTCGACCCGGAACTGACGCTTTCCAACCTCAAGCACCGGGTGGGACAGATCAGGCCGGACTATTTCGCCAGATATGTCGAGGCGCTGCGGCTGGCCGGCCTGCCCGAATAG
- a CDS encoding YciI family protein, with protein sequence MFYAILAYHVEETVQSWTSEEDAALMKDLLEINDRLTRAGKLGPAARLDGTGKAVTLRGPGDGMVIDGPFAETKEQLLGLYVLDCADQDEAVAVARDLRRVNPTAVYEIRPIMLYLPGAPLA encoded by the coding sequence ATGTTCTACGCGATCCTTGCCTATCATGTCGAAGAGACCGTCCAGTCCTGGACATCCGAGGAGGATGCAGCCCTGATGAAGGACCTGCTCGAGATCAATGACAGGCTGACCCGCGCCGGCAAGCTGGGGCCGGCGGCGAGGCTGGACGGGACCGGGAAAGCCGTCACGTTGCGCGGCCCGGGCGACGGCATGGTGATCGACGGTCCCTTCGCCGAGACCAAGGAGCAGTTGCTCGGCCTCTATGTGCTGGATTGCGCAGACCAGGACGAGGCGGTCGCGGTGGCGCGCGACCTCAGGCGCGTCAATCCCACCGCCGTCTACGAGATCCGGCCGATCATGCTCTATCTGCCGGGCGCGCCGCTGGCCTGA
- a CDS encoding ATP-binding protein, which yields MRRFLPQTLPVWVLLIVIAGLMISQVATLYIVSRDRAAANDVVDLYRLNDRAFSLVQLMHDATPEERKATASGLFNATYALTVSETPAVTSSIAGDDQLAELEDILVGRLSKFGITDARVRRDPATQEADAPEGEVMNKDVGQVERDLLVLAADFAQSDKLTASLRFSDGQWLNFTEPITPAGPILSVDSLPLYSLIAGLVVVMSIWSLRRLTAPYRMMETAVNRIGNDLKSPPIAETGSREIRAAAKAVNAMQTRLRDYVEDREHLAAALAHDLRTPLTRMRLRLELLRQSAAREALAHDLADIESIASSVIDFAKFEVTEEKAERIDFWSLVESVADMFEDASFDDDATPTRGLICIARPVALRRCITNLVQNAVTYGKKAHIGVRRSGNTITLSIRDEGPGIPQAKLDQVFGSFVRLEQSRNRETGGLGLGLTIARNIARGAGGEISLSNHPAGGLLTELRLPLAA from the coding sequence ATGAGACGCTTCCTGCCGCAAACCCTGCCTGTCTGGGTTCTGCTCATCGTCATTGCCGGCCTGATGATAAGCCAGGTCGCGACCCTCTATATCGTCTCGCGCGACCGCGCTGCGGCCAATGACGTCGTCGACCTTTACCGGCTGAACGATCGCGCCTTCTCGCTGGTGCAATTGATGCACGACGCCACGCCCGAGGAGCGCAAGGCGACCGCATCCGGCCTGTTCAACGCCACCTATGCTCTGACCGTTTCGGAAACGCCTGCCGTCACCTCCTCGATCGCCGGCGACGATCAGCTTGCCGAGCTGGAGGACATTCTGGTCGGCCGCCTGTCCAAGTTCGGCATCACCGACGCGCGTGTGCGGCGCGACCCGGCAACGCAGGAAGCCGATGCGCCGGAGGGCGAGGTGATGAACAAGGATGTCGGTCAGGTCGAGCGCGACCTGCTGGTGCTGGCGGCGGATTTCGCCCAGAGCGACAAGCTGACGGCGTCGCTGCGCTTTTCCGACGGCCAATGGCTGAACTTCACCGAGCCGATCACGCCGGCCGGGCCGATCCTCAGCGTCGACAGCCTGCCGCTCTATTCGCTGATCGCCGGGCTGGTCGTGGTGATGTCGATCTGGTCGCTGCGCCGCCTGACGGCGCCCTACCGGATGATGGAGACAGCGGTGAACCGCATCGGCAACGACCTGAAAAGCCCGCCGATCGCCGAGACCGGCAGCCGCGAGATCCGTGCCGCGGCAAAAGCCGTCAACGCAATGCAGACGCGCCTGCGCGACTATGTCGAGGACCGCGAGCACCTGGCGGCGGCGCTCGCGCATGACCTGCGCACGCCGCTGACCAGGATGCGGCTGCGGCTCGAGCTGCTGCGCCAATCGGCGGCGCGCGAGGCGCTGGCGCACGACCTCGCAGACATCGAAAGCATCGCGAGCTCGGTGATCGACTTCGCCAAATTCGAGGTCACGGAGGAAAAGGCCGAGCGGATCGATTTCTGGTCGCTGGTGGAGTCGGTCGCCGACATGTTCGAGGATGCTTCATTCGACGACGACGCCACGCCCACGCGCGGCCTGATCTGCATCGCGCGGCCGGTGGCCCTGCGCCGCTGCATCACCAATCTCGTCCAGAACGCGGTCACCTACGGCAAGAAGGCGCATATCGGCGTGCGAAGGTCGGGCAACACCATCACGCTCAGCATCCGCGACGAAGGTCCGGGCATTCCGCAGGCAAAGCTCGATCAGGTGTTCGGCTCCTTCGTGCGCCTCGAACAGTCGCGCAACCGCGAGACCGGCGGCCTTGGCCTCGGCCTGACCATTGCCCGCAACATCGCCCGCGGCGCCGGCGGCGAGATCAGCCTTTCCAACCATCCCGCCGGTGGCCTGCTGACGGAGCTGCGCCTGCCGCTGGCAGCTTGA
- a CDS encoding response regulator transcription factor, translating into MKSDAHILIVDDDKGIRDLLQEFFQKRGLHTTVAADGAEMEAILRRAQVDLIVLDVMLPGKSGLELCREIRANHTTPIIMLTAVTETTDRVVGLEMGADDYVPKPFDPRELLARIRAVLRRNGTAELRRPASKQIYRFAGWTMDCSRRRLTAPDDVRVELTMAEFNLLQTFVRSAQRVLTREQLIELSGGDTGYSFDRSVDILVSRLRRKMEDDPKTPKLILTVRSGGYQFLPETTSE; encoded by the coding sequence GTGAAATCCGACGCGCACATACTGATCGTCGATGACGACAAGGGCATACGGGACCTGCTTCAGGAATTCTTCCAGAAGCGGGGCCTGCATACGACGGTGGCCGCTGACGGCGCCGAGATGGAGGCGATCCTGCGCCGCGCGCAGGTCGACCTGATCGTGCTCGATGTGATGCTGCCGGGAAAGAGCGGGCTGGAGCTTTGCCGCGAGATCCGCGCCAACCATACGACACCGATCATCATGCTGACCGCGGTGACCGAGACTACGGACCGCGTCGTCGGCCTCGAGATGGGCGCCGACGACTATGTGCCGAAGCCCTTCGATCCGCGCGAATTGCTCGCCCGCATCCGCGCGGTGCTGAGGCGCAACGGCACGGCCGAGCTGCGCCGACCCGCCAGCAAGCAGATCTACCGCTTTGCCGGCTGGACCATGGATTGCTCGCGTCGCCGGTTGACGGCGCCCGACGACGTGCGGGTGGAACTGACGATGGCGGAGTTCAACCTGCTGCAGACCTTCGTCAGGAGCGCGCAGCGCGTGCTCACCCGCGAGCAGCTCATCGAGCTTTCGGGCGGCGACACCGGCTACAGCTTCGACCGCAGCGTCGACATCCTGGTGAGCCGCCTGCGCCGCAAGATGGAGGACGACCCGAAGACGCCGAAGCTGATCCTGACCGTGCGCAGCGGCGGCTATCAGTTTCTCCCCGAAACGACCTCCGAATGA
- the clpS gene encoding ATP-dependent Clp protease adapter ClpS yields MPETVLKPRTRTQPKTERPKLYKVILVNDDFTPREFVVTVLKGEFKLSEDQAHRVMITAHTRGVCVVAVFTRDVAETKAARATDAGKAKGYPLLFTTEPEE; encoded by the coding sequence ATGCCTGAAACTGTCCTCAAACCGCGCACCAGGACGCAGCCGAAGACCGAGCGGCCAAAGCTCTACAAGGTTATCCTGGTCAATGACGACTTCACGCCGCGCGAGTTCGTGGTGACGGTGCTCAAAGGCGAATTCAAGCTCAGCGAGGACCAGGCGCATCGCGTGATGATCACGGCGCATACGCGCGGCGTCTGCGTGGTCGCCGTTTTCACGCGCGACGTCGCAGAGACCAAGGCCGCGCGAGCGACCGATGCCGGCAAGGCCAAGGGCTATCCGCTGCTGTTCACGACCGAGCCGGAAGAGTAG
- a CDS encoding IS5 family transposase produces the protein MAVKRTGQLSLAEAFLGQKLAGGSSPLDRLSGLVKWYRFEKLLNPLRDGGPGRAAWPPLVLFKALLLQSLYGLSDRELEEALGDRLSFRRFVGLGLEESIPDHTVLSRFRNLLVGEGLMERLFGELDRQVEKAGVILKRGTMLDATLIDAVSAPPTAERPSKDADARPVRRGKGGFTFGYKAHVGVDEGSGLIRTVITTPANVNDTVMADHLIRGDEKTVWADAAYDTHARRARLKAEGRKPRIARRPNKHHSLPERLKRYNRLIARRRAAVETTFATLKNRMKLTTIRYVGLAKAAAQVTLAAIAFNMRRWAAITG, from the coding sequence ATGGCGGTGAAGCGGACGGGTCAGTTGAGCCTGGCGGAAGCATTTCTGGGCCAGAAGCTTGCTGGTGGATCCTCGCCGCTCGATCGGCTGTCCGGTCTGGTGAAGTGGTATCGCTTCGAGAAGCTGCTCAACCCGCTACGCGATGGCGGCCCGGGACGTGCGGCCTGGCCGCCATTGGTGCTGTTCAAAGCACTGCTGCTGCAATCGCTCTATGGCTTGTCGGATCGCGAGCTGGAGGAAGCGCTGGGTGACCGGCTGTCGTTCCGGCGCTTTGTCGGGCTTGGCCTTGAGGAGAGCATTCCCGATCACACAGTGCTGTCGCGCTTCCGCAACCTGCTTGTCGGCGAAGGGCTGATGGAAAGGCTGTTTGGCGAACTGGACCGGCAGGTGGAGAAGGCCGGCGTGATCCTGAAGCGCGGCACGATGCTGGATGCGACGCTGATCGATGCGGTCTCGGCGCCGCCGACAGCCGAGCGGCCCTCGAAGGATGCCGATGCCCGTCCCGTGCGGCGGGGCAAGGGCGGCTTTACCTTCGGCTACAAGGCCCATGTTGGGGTCGACGAGGGCTCTGGTCTGATCCGCACGGTGATCACCACGCCGGCCAACGTCAACGACACGGTAATGGCCGATCACTTGATCCGAGGCGACGAGAAGACGGTGTGGGCGGATGCCGCCTATGACACGCATGCCCGGCGTGCTCGGCTCAAGGCCGAGGGCAGGAAGCCGCGCATTGCCCGCCGCCCCAATAAGCACCATTCGCTGCCCGAGCGGCTCAAGCGCTACAATCGCCTGATCGCACGACGGCGGGCGGCGGTGGAGACGACCTTCGCCACGCTTAAGAACCGCATGAAACTGACCACAATCCGCTATGTCGGATTGGCCAAGGCCGCAGCCCAGGTGACACTTGCCGCGATCGCTTTCAACATGCGCCGATGGGCGGCAATCACAGGATAG
- a CDS encoding DUF4159 domain-containing protein — protein sequence MSWLPLSFGAPMVLWGLLALPVIWWLLRLTPPRPQTEVFPPLRILARVLRREETPHQSPWWLTLLRLLMAALVITALAEPVFNPREKLPAEGSALALVIDNDWASAADWGKRVATAERLIADAGSNGVPVVIAFTAEKPNAEIGPFDASAALDRLRAAKPRPIPAERPAVYARVAATLQRLPGASVAVLADGLAANGDEAAFKTLLEKNATRLIWAASDRVSLTGLTGADNQVDGFTLTAIRAPGDPAPAQVTAGAFDDKGRRIADATLTFAPGETTAIGMMKVPFELRNDFASLALDGEHQAGAVRVLDESSKRRRVGLLSQAEADQAQPLLSPLYYIRRALQPFADLVEPSSADLADAIPQLLDQKPAMIIMADVGTIPAQVRQRLVDWVNNGGTLVRFAGSRLAAAGNDDDLLPVRLRSGERALGGALSWTTPQQVTEFPKNGPFADLSPPAEVTVSRQVLAEPTPDIVERTWATLADGTPLVTGMKKDKGTLVLFHVTPEATWSNLPISGSFVEMLRRVVQLSRNQGAAIANAEAAAASLAPYRMIGADGTLVPPTPDARPLVPAAGPLPVTLENPPGLYGSETGVFAHNLLNPSSTFTPLARPQISLPVTAIPYAFDESENLKGPLVTLVLLLMVLDTLAVFWMGGLLSRRPRRAAATAAAVLVVLGGLFGHADLARADDSKPGDSQAIEDISKTRIAYVITGEPGVDSISRAGLEGLTRFLIEKTALEPGPPAGVDISKDELTFYPLIYWPIDATAPIPSEAAIARIDAYMQQGGTVLFDTRDQFANGIGAGSTSPATERLRDILSNLNVPPLEPVPSDHVLTKSFFILPEFPGRFNGSPLWVEASLDASNTENRPVRTGDGVSPIMITGNDFAGAWAVDENGDPMLPTVPPDPMQRVYALRAGVNIMMYMLTGNYKSDQVHVPVLLERLGQ from the coding sequence ATGAGCTGGCTGCCGCTCTCCTTCGGCGCGCCGATGGTGCTGTGGGGTCTGCTGGCCCTGCCGGTGATCTGGTGGCTGCTGAGGCTGACGCCGCCCCGGCCGCAGACCGAGGTCTTTCCGCCGCTCAGGATCCTCGCCCGCGTCTTGAGGCGCGAGGAGACGCCGCATCAAAGCCCGTGGTGGCTGACGCTGCTTCGCCTGCTGATGGCGGCTCTTGTCATCACCGCGCTTGCCGAACCGGTCTTCAATCCGCGCGAAAAACTGCCGGCGGAGGGCTCGGCGCTTGCGCTGGTCATCGACAATGACTGGGCGAGCGCCGCCGACTGGGGCAAGCGCGTCGCCACCGCCGAGCGGCTGATCGCCGATGCCGGCTCGAACGGCGTGCCGGTGGTCATCGCCTTCACCGCCGAGAAGCCGAATGCCGAGATCGGTCCCTTCGATGCATCCGCCGCGCTCGACCGCCTGCGCGCGGCGAAGCCGCGCCCGATCCCGGCCGAGCGCCCCGCCGTCTATGCCCGCGTCGCCGCCACGCTGCAGCGCCTGCCGGGCGCCAGCGTCGCCGTGCTCGCCGACGGCCTTGCGGCCAATGGCGACGAAGCGGCCTTCAAGACGCTTCTGGAAAAAAATGCCACGAGGCTGATCTGGGCCGCCTCGGACCGGGTTTCGCTCACCGGCCTGACGGGTGCCGACAATCAAGTCGACGGTTTCACGCTGACCGCCATCCGTGCGCCGGGCGATCCGGCGCCGGCGCAGGTCACGGCGGGCGCCTTCGACGACAAGGGCCGCCGCATCGCCGACGCGACGCTGACCTTTGCGCCGGGCGAGACCACCGCCATCGGAATGATGAAGGTGCCGTTTGAATTGCGCAACGACTTCGCCTCGCTAGCGCTCGATGGCGAGCATCAGGCCGGAGCCGTGCGCGTGCTCGACGAGAGCTCCAAGCGCCGCCGCGTCGGGCTACTTTCGCAGGCCGAGGCAGACCAGGCGCAGCCGCTTCTGTCGCCGCTCTATTACATTCGCCGCGCCCTGCAGCCCTTCGCCGATCTGGTCGAGCCGTCGAGTGCCGATCTGGCCGATGCCATTCCACAGCTTCTCGACCAGAAGCCGGCCATGATCATCATGGCCGATGTCGGCACCATCCCCGCGCAGGTCCGGCAGCGACTGGTCGATTGGGTGAACAATGGCGGCACGCTGGTGCGCTTTGCCGGTTCGAGGCTGGCCGCCGCCGGCAATGACGATGATCTCTTGCCGGTCCGGCTGCGCAGCGGCGAGCGCGCGCTGGGCGGTGCGCTGTCCTGGACGACGCCGCAACAGGTCACCGAATTTCCCAAGAACGGCCCGTTCGCCGATCTCTCCCCGCCGGCCGAGGTGACGGTCAGCCGGCAGGTGCTGGCCGAACCCACGCCCGACATCGTCGAGCGCACCTGGGCCACGCTTGCCGACGGCACGCCGCTGGTCACGGGCATGAAGAAGGACAAGGGCACGCTGGTGCTCTTCCATGTCACGCCGGAGGCGACCTGGTCGAACCTGCCGATCTCCGGCAGCTTCGTCGAAATGCTGAGGCGCGTGGTGCAATTGTCGCGCAACCAGGGCGCCGCGATCGCCAATGCGGAGGCTGCCGCCGCATCCTTGGCGCCCTATCGCATGATCGGCGCCGACGGCACGCTGGTGCCGCCGACGCCCGACGCGCGGCCGCTCGTGCCCGCCGCCGGCCCGCTGCCGGTGACGCTGGAAAACCCGCCAGGCCTCTATGGCTCGGAAACCGGCGTCTTCGCGCATAACCTGCTCAACCCCTCGAGCACGTTCACGCCGCTTGCCCGGCCGCAGATCTCGCTGCCGGTGACCGCCATTCCCTACGCCTTCGACGAATCGGAGAACCTGAAGGGCCCGCTGGTCACATTGGTCCTGTTGCTGATGGTGCTCGACACGCTTGCGGTATTCTGGATGGGCGGGCTGTTGTCGCGCCGGCCGCGCCGCGCCGCGGCGACCGCCGCTGCCGTGCTGGTCGTGCTCGGCGGGCTCTTCGGCCACGCAGACCTTGCCCGCGCGGACGATTCGAAGCCCGGCGATTCCCAGGCCATCGAGGACATTTCGAAAACCCGGATCGCCTATGTCATCACCGGCGAACCCGGCGTCGATTCGATCAGCCGCGCCGGCCTCGAGGGTCTCACCCGCTTCCTGATCGAGAAGACCGCGCTGGAGCCAGGCCCACCGGCCGGCGTCGATATCTCGAAGGACGAGCTGACCTTTTATCCGCTGATCTACTGGCCGATCGACGCCACAGCCCCTATCCCGAGCGAAGCGGCAATCGCCCGCATCGACGCCTATATGCAGCAGGGCGGCACGGTCCTCTTTGACACGCGCGACCAGTTCGCCAACGGCATCGGCGCCGGCTCGACAAGCCCGGCCACCGAGCGGTTGCGCGACATCCTCTCCAATCTCAACGTGCCGCCGCTGGAGCCGGTGCCGTCGGACCATGTGCTGACGAAGTCCTTCTTCATCCTTCCCGAGTTTCCCGGGCGCTTCAACGGCAGCCCGCTCTGGGTCGAGGCCTCGCTCGACGCCAGCAATACCGAGAACCGTCCCGTTCGCACCGGCGACGGCGTGTCGCCGATCATGATCACCGGCAATGATTTCGCCGGTGCCTGGGCCGTCGACGAGAACGGCGATCCGATGCTGCCGACCGTGCCGCCGGATCCGATGCAGCGTGTCTACGCGCTTCGCGCCGGCGTCAACATCATGATGTACATGCTGACCGGCAACTACAAATCCGATCAGGTGCACGTGCCCGTCCTGCTCGAGCGGCTGGGGCAGTAG
- a CDS encoding DUF58 domain-containing protein, with product MGRIGEVQAPVATRDALARGRLRASLVPDLLVEARRIVNTVIAGWHGRRKRGIGENFWQFRPYVEGDASRIDWRRSARDDHTYVRDREWEAAHTVWLWADPSPSMLYKSAGAGVSKESRALVLAFAMAELLSRSGERIAWPGLTDPFTARNGAERIAAQLSHAGALPAKPDLSAIRRFCDIVIVSDFLDPVEETMAWLDVLARHGVRAHLIEVADPAEETFPYAGRTEFTDPETGDKLTAGRAETLKDEYRLLYAARRQELAGWCQRLGWSFTVNHTDRLASDALVRVHMAMTADSSRPGLTAGGSHAGLTAGGSHAGLTAYDGHARLTADGGHTGKAVV from the coding sequence ATGGGTCGAATAGGCGAGGTCCAGGCACCGGTTGCGACGCGCGACGCGCTCGCCCGTGGCCGGTTGCGAGCCTCTTTGGTGCCGGACCTGCTGGTCGAGGCGCGCCGCATCGTCAACACCGTGATCGCCGGCTGGCACGGCCGCCGCAAGCGCGGCATCGGCGAGAATTTCTGGCAGTTCCGCCCCTATGTCGAAGGCGATGCCTCGCGCATCGACTGGCGCCGCTCCGCCCGCGACGACCACACCTATGTGCGCGACCGCGAGTGGGAAGCGGCTCATACCGTCTGGCTCTGGGCCGACCCCTCCCCCTCCATGCTCTACAAATCGGCGGGAGCCGGCGTTTCCAAGGAATCGCGCGCGCTGGTTCTGGCGTTTGCCATGGCCGAGCTTTTGTCGCGCAGCGGCGAGCGCATTGCCTGGCCGGGCCTCACCGACCCGTTCACCGCCCGCAACGGCGCCGAACGCATCGCGGCCCAGCTCAGCCATGCCGGCGCGCTTCCGGCCAAGCCGGATCTTTCGGCCATCCGCCGCTTCTGCGACATCGTCATCGTCAGCGATTTCCTCGACCCGGTCGAGGAAACCATGGCCTGGCTCGACGTGCTCGCCCGTCACGGCGTGCGCGCGCATCTGATCGAGGTCGCCGACCCGGCCGAGGAGACCTTCCCCTATGCCGGCCGCACCGAATTCACCGATCCCGAGACCGGCGACAAGCTGACCGCCGGCCGCGCCGAAACGCTTAAAGACGAATACCGCCTGCTCTACGCCGCCCGCCGCCAGGAACTGGCCGGCTGGTGCCAGCGCCTCGGCTGGAGTTTCACCGTCAACCACACCGACCGCCTCGCCTCCGATGCGCTCGTGCGGGTCCACATGGCGATGACCGCCGACAGCAGCCGCCCAGGGCTTACCGCCGGTGGCAGTCATGCAGGGCTGACTGCCGGCGGCAGTCATGCAGGGCTGACCGCCTATGACGGTCATGCACGGCTGACGGCCGATGGCGGTCATACCGGAAAGGCAGTCGTATGA
- a CDS encoding MoxR family ATPase, with protein MSVMIKESPLSDKAMIEQAEKALADISKVRDAVGRVIFGQEAVVERTLVALLAGGHALLVGVPGLAKTKLVETLGIVLGLDSRRVQFTPDLMPSDILGSEVMEQDEFGKRSFRFISGPIFTQLLMADEINRASPRTQSALLQSMQEYHVTIAGVRHDLPSPFHVLATQNPLEQEGTYPLPEAQLDRFLMQVDILYPEIEAERRILLETTGVEEARADNVLQPARLKEIQTLIRRMPVPESVVEAILKLVRSARPGQGIVDTDRHVAWGPGPRASQALTLCARARALYDGRLAPSVDDIRALAEPVLQHRMALTFAARAEGTSVRDVVAKLAKGI; from the coding sequence ATGAGCGTGATGATCAAGGAAAGCCCGTTGAGCGACAAGGCGATGATCGAGCAGGCCGAGAAGGCGCTGGCCGACATCTCGAAGGTGCGCGACGCCGTGGGGCGCGTGATCTTCGGCCAGGAAGCCGTCGTCGAGCGCACGCTGGTGGCGCTGCTGGCCGGCGGCCATGCGCTGCTGGTCGGCGTGCCGGGCCTCGCCAAGACCAAGCTCGTCGAGACGCTCGGCATCGTGCTCGGCCTCGATTCCCGCCGCGTCCAGTTCACGCCCGACCTGATGCCCTCGGACATCCTCGGCTCGGAAGTGATGGAGCAGGACGAATTCGGCAAGCGCTCCTTCCGCTTCATCTCGGGGCCGATCTTCACCCAGCTTCTGATGGCGGACGAGATCAACCGCGCCTCGCCGCGCACACAGTCGGCGCTGCTACAGTCGATGCAGGAATATCACGTCACCATCGCCGGCGTTCGCCACGACCTGCCCTCGCCTTTCCACGTGCTGGCGACGCAAAACCCGCTGGAGCAGGAAGGCACCTACCCGCTGCCGGAGGCCCAGCTCGACCGCTTCCTGATGCAGGTCGACATCCTCTATCCGGAGATCGAAGCCGAACGGCGCATCCTGCTCGAAACCACCGGCGTCGAGGAGGCCAGGGCCGACAATGTGCTGCAGCCGGCAAGGCTGAAGGAGATCCAAACGCTGATCCGCCGCATGCCGGTGCCGGAAAGCGTCGTCGAGGCGATCCTCAAGCTAGTGCGCTCGGCCCGTCCCGGCCAGGGCATTGTCGACACTGACAGGCACGTCGCCTGGGGCCCCGGTCCTCGCGCCAGCCAGGCGCTGACACTGTGCGCCAGGGCGCGCGCGCTATATGATGGCAGGCTGGCGCCGTCGGTCGACGACATCCGTGCCTTGGCCGAGCCGGTGCTGCAGCATCGCATGGCGCTGACTTTCGCCGCCCGCGCCGAGGGCACGTCCGTGCGCGACGTGGTGGCGAAACTGGCAAAAGGCATCTGA